One Vairimorpha necatrix chromosome 7, complete sequence DNA segment encodes these proteins:
- a CDS encoding putative SP-containing membrane protein — MKFLCLLVQSILASNIEGKVKKMQMLLSKNEYKPLTSEKPKRYIGEDHQEQNFELHTLNSKTEHQKRAVTPNKDLNSTIKTNENNSHDETKITMSPDKDAPNDISLPKSNDKIENKPKEEQKRDLCYRFDQLFASVWTYIAFVCIVLVIFFSIVMPITSTDSDLDSE; from the coding sequence atgaaatttttatgctTACTAGTTCAAAGTATTTTAGCATCGAATATTGAAGGAAAAGTAAAGAAAATGCAAATGCTCTTAtctaaaaatgaatataaacCATTGACCTCCGAAAAGCCAAAAAGATACATCGGCGAGGATCATCaagaacaaaattttgaacTTCATACTCTTAATTCAAAAACGGAACATCAAAAAAGGGCAGTTACTCCAAATAAAGACCTAAATAGTACTATAAAAACCAATGAGAATAATTCCCATGAcgaaacaaaaattaccATGTCTCCTGATAAAGATGCGCCCAATGATATTTCTTTGCCTAAATCCAATGACAAAATAGAAAACAAACCAAAAGAAGAGCAAAAACGTGATCTTTGCTATCGTTTCGATCAACTCTTCGCTTCTGTTTGGACTTATATAGCATTTGTTTGTATTGTGCTTGTGATTTTTTTCAGCATTGTAATGCCTATTACCTCTACTGATTCGGATTTAGATTCAGAATAA